A part of Maridesulfovibrio hydrothermalis AM13 = DSM 14728 genomic DNA contains:
- the flhA gene encoding flagellar biosynthesis protein FlhA: MAGKSKAINMNYEQFAKQGDILLAAGVVIILFVMLIPLPTMFIDFMLTVSISLGLIILVTSMFMQSPLEFSIFPSLLLVTTLLRLALNVATTRAILLHGDEGTSAAGSVIQSFGEFVVGGNYIVGVVIFLILFILNKNVIVAGTTRIAEVAARFTLDAMPGKQMAIEADLNSGLIDEIEAKTQREMIRREADFYGSMDGAGKFVQGDVTAGMIITGVNIIGGILIGVLQKGMHWSDAAQTYTLLTIGDGLVSTIPSLIISTSAGIIVSRAAAEAKMGEEFLGQLTYHSRALKLVSIILTVFGIVPGMPTIPFLLLAVLVYGLSTLNRDGEAEKEKQEALDQKAKDEAPSLDSPEEVQALLPLDQLELEVGYGLIPLVDEEQSGNLLSRIRSIRRQFALDMGVIIPSLHLRDNLQLKPGEYRVLVKGNAITSAEILIDHQLAMDPGDAKHRIKGIETVEPAFNLPAIWIPDSQKEEAMLAGYTVVDPSTVIATHLTEVFRRNLGEFLGRQETQELLDNLAKRAPKAVEDLVPNILSLGVVQKVLQNLVRENVSIRDLLTIVEALADYGPSIQDPVQLTEYVRSHMSRTIIKPYLASDGSLPILTFGPNVDAKLNDAVRQAEGGGFLALDPGSAQQIIQSINTAAENVLNTDGQPVLLCAPQLRSHLSQLLVRFLPTIPVISQAEIPASVKIMSAGTVEI; the protein is encoded by the coding sequence ATGGCCGGTAAATCAAAAGCAATCAATATGAATTATGAGCAGTTCGCCAAACAAGGTGATATTCTGCTTGCAGCAGGCGTTGTTATCATTTTGTTCGTTATGCTTATTCCGCTGCCTACCATGTTCATTGACTTCATGCTTACCGTCAGTATCTCTCTTGGGCTGATCATCCTTGTCACCTCTATGTTCATGCAGTCCCCTCTTGAATTTTCCATATTTCCTTCCCTTTTACTGGTCACGACCCTGCTCAGGCTGGCACTTAACGTTGCCACCACGCGAGCTATCTTGCTGCACGGAGATGAAGGTACGTCGGCGGCCGGTAGTGTTATTCAAAGTTTCGGTGAATTTGTTGTCGGCGGTAACTATATAGTCGGTGTTGTTATCTTTCTTATTCTCTTTATTCTTAATAAAAATGTTATTGTCGCAGGTACAACACGTATTGCTGAAGTTGCTGCAAGATTTACTCTGGACGCCATGCCAGGTAAACAGATGGCAATTGAAGCTGATCTCAACTCCGGCCTTATTGATGAGATTGAAGCCAAAACCCAACGTGAAATGATCCGCCGCGAGGCAGACTTTTACGGCTCTATGGATGGTGCCGGTAAGTTCGTACAGGGAGATGTAACCGCGGGCATGATCATCACAGGCGTGAACATCATCGGTGGAATCCTGATCGGTGTCCTGCAAAAAGGAATGCACTGGTCAGACGCAGCACAGACCTACACCCTGCTGACTATCGGTGATGGACTGGTTTCCACCATCCCCTCTCTTATCATCTCTACTTCTGCCGGTATTATCGTTTCACGCGCAGCAGCAGAAGCTAAGATGGGCGAAGAATTTCTCGGTCAGCTTACATACCATTCGCGCGCACTTAAACTTGTATCCATCATCCTTACGGTCTTCGGTATTGTCCCGGGAATGCCTACCATTCCTTTTCTTCTCCTTGCAGTTCTGGTCTATGGACTCTCCACTCTTAATCGCGACGGCGAAGCGGAGAAAGAAAAGCAGGAAGCTCTGGACCAGAAAGCCAAGGACGAGGCTCCGTCACTGGACAGCCCCGAAGAAGTGCAAGCCCTGCTGCCTCTGGATCAACTGGAGCTGGAAGTCGGGTACGGACTCATCCCGCTGGTGGACGAAGAACAAAGCGGAAACCTGCTCTCACGCATCCGTTCCATTCGTCGTCAATTCGCTCTGGACATGGGTGTCATTATTCCATCACTGCACCTGCGTGACAACTTGCAGCTCAAACCCGGTGAATACCGTGTACTCGTAAAGGGTAACGCCATCACCTCTGCTGAAATACTTATTGACCACCAGCTTGCTATGGACCCGGGCGATGCCAAGCACAGAATCAAAGGCATTGAAACAGTCGAGCCAGCCTTCAACCTTCCGGCTATCTGGATTCCTGACAGTCAGAAAGAAGAAGCCATGCTTGCAGGTTACACAGTTGTCGATCCCTCGACGGTTATTGCTACGCACCTTACTGAAGTGTTCCGCCGCAACCTTGGAGAATTTCTGGGTCGTCAGGAAACACAGGAACTGCTGGACAACCTTGCCAAGCGCGCTCCTAAAGCTGTTGAAGACCTCGTGCCAAATATTCTCTCACTTGGTGTCGTTCAGAAAGTTTTACAAAACCTTGTCCGCGAAAACGTATCCATACGTGACCTGCTGACAATTGTTGAAGCTCTGGCTGACTACGGACCTTCCATACAAGACCCCGTTCAGCTGACAGAGTACGTCCGCTCCCATATGAGCAGGACTATCATCAAACCCTACCTTGCAAGCGATGGAAGCCTGCCTATCCTGACCTTTGGACCCAATGTGGATGCCAAGCTCAACGATGCAGTCAGACAGGCTGAAGGAGGAGGCTTTCTGGCCCTTGACCCGGGGTCTGCTCA